CAAATCCTATATATGCGAGTACCTACTCATGCAGCGGTAGGTGAAGTGGTTAAGGCAAGCCAAGAGTTAAAATTACAGAGTTTTAAAGGGCTTATCAATGGTGTGTTACGTCAGTTTTTGCGTGAGCAAGAAAGTATTTTGGCGAAGGTTGATAAAAACTGGCAGACTAACCACCCTGAGTGGTTTGTCAATAAATTGAAAAAAGCCTATCCGAACTGGCGAGAAATTATTGACGCAAATAATGAGCGTCCGCCGATGTGGTTGCGAGTAAACGCTCAGCATTCTACAAGGGACGACTATGCGGTCAGATTAGGGGATAATTTTGCAAAAAGTTCGCAAGATACCACCGCTTGTTGCGTGCCTGATTGTGCGATTATGCTTAATAACCCTGTGGCGGTGTCAAGTTTACCTGATTTTGAAAACGGCTTTGTGACGGTGCAAGACGGACATGCTCAATGGTCAGCAAAATTGCTTGAACCACAAAATGAGGAGCTGATTTTAGACGCTTGTGCCGCACCGGGTGGCAAAACGACCCATATTTTAGAGCAAGCGCCACAAGCCAAAGTGATAGCCTTAGATATTGAAAAAAATCGTTTGAAACGTGTGAGCGAGAACTTACAACGTTTAAACCAAACAGCTGAAATAATTTGTGGCGATGCAAGTCAGCCTGATTTATGGTTAGAAAAAGGCGTGATGTTTGACCGTATTTTATTAGATGTGCCTTGTTCTGCAACGGGGATTATTCGTCGTCACCCTGATATTAAATGGCTACGCAAAGAGAGTGATATTGCGGAGTTAGTGAAATTACAGGCGAAAATTCTCAATGCGATGTGGCAACGTTTAAAGCCAAATGGCACGCTACTTTATGCAACCTGTTCAATTTTACCTGATGAAAATAGTGAACAAATTCAATCGTTTGTAGAAAATACTGAGAATGCTAAACTGGTTGAAATGGATTTTAATGGCGAAAAAGTAACGATGAAACAATTTTTTCCGAACGCACAAGGTGGCGATGGTTTCTTTTATGCGAAGTTAGTAAAAACCGATAGTGAATAAAAATAGATAATCGAGAAAAGAGCGACTATGAAAATTATAATTTTAGGTGCCGGGCAAGTGGGTTCAAGCCTTGCGGAAAATCTTGTAAGAGATAATGAAATTACTATTATTGACGATGATGAAACGATGTTAGCTGGCTTGCAGGCTAAACACGATTTACAGGTTATTCAAGGCAACGGTGCGTCGCCTCGTATTTTACGTGAGGCGGGGGCGAGTGACGCCGATTTATTGGTGGCGGTAACTAATAGCGATGATACCAATATGATTGCGTGTCAGATTGCTTATACGCTGTTTAAAATTCCGACTAAGCTGGCACGGATTCGTAACCCTGATTATGTGCGTGAACGTGATATTTTGTTTAATAACAAAGTGTTACCGATTGACCATATTATCGCACCTGAATTATTGATTACCGAGCAAATTTTCCAACTGATTGATTATTCTGGGGCATTACAAATCGCCCATTTTGCGGATAATAAAGTGTCGTTAGTCAGCATTAAGGCTTATTACGGTGGTCCTTTGGTTGGCTATCCAATTTCTGCACTGAAAGAGCATTTACCTCATATTGACGCTCGCATTGTGTGTATTATCCGCCAAGGTCGCACCATTGTGCCACAGGCAACGACTATTATTGAGGCGGACGATGATGTCTTTTTTATGTGTGAAAAAATTCATATTAAAGCCATTATGAGCGAGTTGCAACGCCTTGAAAAAGCACCGAAACGCATTATGATTGTGGGTGGTGGCGATATTGCGACTAAGCTTGCAAATTCATTGGAAAATCAATGCCGAGTGAAGTTGATTGAAGAAGATCCTGAAAAAGCCGAATTGCTCGCAGAAAAATTATCCAAAACCCTTGTGCTAAATGGTAAAGCGTCGGATCGTGAGTTGTTATTTGAAGAACATATTGAAAATATTGATCTTTTCTTGGCTCTAACGGAAGACGATGAAACCAATATTATGTCGGCATTGTTGGCAAAACGAATGGGAGCGAAGAAAACCCTTGTGTTAGTGCAACGTAATGTATATTTAGATTTAATTCAAGGTGGGGCGATTGATTTGGTGATTTCACCACAACAAACCACGATTTCAACCTTGCTCACTCACGTACGTCGTGGCGATATTGTGAAAGTGGCTTCCTTAAATCAAGGTATGGTGGAAGGCTTAGAAATTATAGCCCACGGCGATGAAGAAACCTCAAAAGTTGTAGGAAGAGAAGTGCAAGAATTAAAATTACCATCAGGCGTCATTGTCGGTGCTATCGTGCGTAATGACAAGGTGCTGATTGCACATAAATCAATAAAAATTGAAGCTGAAGATCATTTGATTTTATTCTTAAATGATCAGCGTCAAGTGGAAGAAATTGAAAAACTGTTCCAACTTAGTGCGACTTTCTTATAAAAATAGGTAAAAACTCGATGAAATCTGACCGCTTGGAAATCGTCTTTGCTCGTAATGATGGCTATTTATGGGGTAAAAATGTGCCAGCGGTTGATTTAACCCTTCATTCTCGTCAAATCCAGAAATGGAAAAGTCGCCAGACAGCCCGTTTTCTTTTAACACAACTCTTTGAAAAATATCAATTAGATCTCAACTTACTTAATAATATTCAAAAAACGGCAACGGGTCGTCCTTTTGTTGCAGATGAGCGAATAGACTTTAATATTAGCCATTCAGGGGATTGGGTCGCGGTTATTTTCAGTTATTCAGAAGGCAAAAAAGCGGTGGGGATTGATATTGAGCACCCTCAAAAAACACGTCGCTATAAAGCCTTATTAGATTATTATGCGAGCGAGACAGAAAAAACGTATTTATTAAAAGATCCTGCTAAGTTAGTTGAGCATTTTTATCTTAGCTGGTGTTTACGAGAAGCGATTTTGAAATCGCAAGGCGTGGGTATGGTGAAGTTGCGAGAAGTTTGCCATTCACCGATTCAGAAAGCCATCGCGTGTGAATATTGCCCCACAGGAACATTACATTTTTTTAGCCAATTTCCTTTTTATTTGTGTTATTTTTTTGAAGGTTCAGCCGTGCCAGAAATCTCACAATATCATCAAGGAAATTTGCAAAAAATAGAAAAAATATTACCGCTTGTTTATCAAGTCAATTAGGAGACATTATGAGTAAAATTTTACAATTTGGTCAAAAAGATATTGAAATCTTACGTGAAGAAACGGTTTATAAAGGGCATTTTGAACTCAAAAAAGTGTTCTTTCGTCATAAACTTTATGCGGGTGGAATGAGTGGCGAAGTCTGCCGTGAATTATTGATGAAAGGGGCGGCTTCGGCGTTAATTGCTTATGATCCTGTAAAAGATAATGTGGTGTTAATTGAACAGGTAAGAATTGGTGCCTATGAGCCTGAAAGTAACAAATCTCCGTGGTTATTAGAATTGATTGCTGGAATGATTGATACCGATGAAAATCCCGAAGACGTGGCCATTCGTGAAAGTAAGGAAGAAGCGGGTTTAGAGATTGATAATATTCAACACGCCTTAACGGTTTGGGATAGCCCAGGCGGTATGGCAGAGAAATTACATATTTTTCTAGGTTTAGTGGATACCACGAATGTTGGGGGAATTTACGGATTAGAAGAAGAAAATGAAGATATTTTAGTGCATATTGTTTCACGTGAAACGGCGTATCAATGGGTGGAAGAAGGCAAGATTGATAATGTGATTGCCGTGCTTGGATTGCAGTGGTTGCAACTAAATTATACAAAATTTAAGAAATAAATAGAGTTAGTTCACAAAATTTAATATTTTTTGCTGATTTTTTTTATGAAATAGGTAAAGTAGTAGTACTTTATTTTTTAATGAAATCAGTAATGGATTATTTTTATCAACCCTTTGCAAAAAATGAGTCTATCCGTATTTTACAGATTACGGATACTCATCTGTTTGCAAAAAAAAATGAACAGTTGTTAGGTGTGAATACAACTAATAGCTTTCAGGCTGTGCTGGATGCGATTTTAGATCGTCAGTTTCGGTTTGATCTTGTATTAGCTACAGGAGATTTGGTACAAGATCACAATGAGCAAGGTTATCATTATTTTGCTGAAATGGTTAAGCCATTAGAAAAACCGTTGTTTTGGTTGCAAGGTAATCACGATCAACTTCAAATGGAAAAACCGTTACAACAATATTCACAAATTAAATCACAAAAACATATTTTAGTTGGAGACAAATGGCAGATTCTTATGCTAGATAGCCAAGTTTTTGGTGTGCCACACGGCAAATTAAGCTCATATCAATTAGATTGGTTAAAAGTAAAATTAGCAGAGAATAGTGAACGTTATACTTTAATTGCATTGCACCATAATATTTTGCCGACACATTCTGCGTGGTTGGATCAACATAGCTTACGCAACGTGCACGATTTAGCGAAAATTGTGAAACCTTATAATAAGATCAAAGCTATTATTCATGGGCATATTCATCAGGAAATGGATAAGCTTTGGAAAGGTATTCGTATTTTATCAACCCCTTCAACGTGCATTCAGTTTAAGCCGCATAGTAATAATTTTGCATTAGACCTTATTCCACAGGGCTGGAGAGAGCTTGTGCTACACCCGGATGGCTCTATTGATTCAGAAGTTAAGCGTTTAGCAACGAATGAGTTTTTACCTGATTTTAGTGCGGAAGGGTATTAGATTATATCTGAGATATAAAAAAGGCTTGGGAAATCCCAAGCCTTTTGTTTTCTGCATTATTAAGCAAAAATTATTTTTTACCCAAACGCTCTTTGATACGTGCAGAACGACCACTACGCTCACGTAAGTAGTAGATTTTCGCTTGACGTACGTCACCTTTACGTTTAACAGCAATGCTGTCAATTACAGGTGAGTGAGTTTGGAATACACGTTCAACACCTACGCCATTTGAGATTTTGCGTAGTGTGAATGCAGAATGCAAGCCACGGTTACGAATTGCAATAACCACGCCTTCGAACGCTTGCAGACGGCTTTTACTACCTTCTTTAACCCATACCTTAACTTCTAAAGTGTCACCAGGACGGAAGCTTGGTAAGTCTTTCTTTAACTGTTCTTCTTCAATTTGTTTAATGATGTTACTCATAATAATAAACCTTATATAATTCTAGAAATAACTGAATCTATGTATAACGCTGTTTAATTTTCTTTAACAACGTCGCTTGTTCGTCAGTCAGAGCTAGATCGTCTAATAGCTCAGGGCGTCTTAACCACGTTCGTTCAAGGGATTGTTCTAATCGCCATTTACGAATATTCTCGTGATGTCCAGACATCAACACATCGGGT
This DNA window, taken from Phocoenobacter uteri, encodes the following:
- the rsmB gene encoding 16S rRNA (cytosine(967)-C(5))-methyltransferase RsmB, which gives rise to MKKLSSRAVAAQLILQVLDKGQSLSALMVEVQPKLAEKDVPFVQEITFGVCRVLPRLEWIIRLLVAKPLKGKTRLVHCLLLVGLYQILYMRVPTHAAVGEVVKASQELKLQSFKGLINGVLRQFLREQESILAKVDKNWQTNHPEWFVNKLKKAYPNWREIIDANNERPPMWLRVNAQHSTRDDYAVRLGDNFAKSSQDTTACCVPDCAIMLNNPVAVSSLPDFENGFVTVQDGHAQWSAKLLEPQNEELILDACAAPGGKTTHILEQAPQAKVIALDIEKNRLKRVSENLQRLNQTAEIICGDASQPDLWLEKGVMFDRILLDVPCSATGIIRRHPDIKWLRKESDIAELVKLQAKILNAMWQRLKPNGTLLYATCSILPDENSEQIQSFVENTENAKLVEMDFNGEKVTMKQFFPNAQGGDGFFYAKLVKTDSE
- the nudF gene encoding ADP-ribose diphosphatase; amino-acid sequence: MSKILQFGQKDIEILREETVYKGHFELKKVFFRHKLYAGGMSGEVCRELLMKGAASALIAYDPVKDNVVLIEQVRIGAYEPESNKSPWLLELIAGMIDTDENPEDVAIRESKEEAGLEIDNIQHALTVWDSPGGMAEKLHIFLGLVDTTNVGGIYGLEEENEDILVHIVSRETAYQWVEEGKIDNVIAVLGLQWLQLNYTKFKK
- a CDS encoding 4'-phosphopantetheinyl transferase family protein, translating into MKSDRLEIVFARNDGYLWGKNVPAVDLTLHSRQIQKWKSRQTARFLLTQLFEKYQLDLNLLNNIQKTATGRPFVADERIDFNISHSGDWVAVIFSYSEGKKAVGIDIEHPQKTRRYKALLDYYASETEKTYLLKDPAKLVEHFYLSWCLREAILKSQGVGMVKLREVCHSPIQKAIACEYCPTGTLHFFSQFPFYLCYFFEGSAVPEISQYHQGNLQKIEKILPLVYQVN
- the trkA gene encoding Trk system potassium transporter TrkA; translation: MKIIILGAGQVGSSLAENLVRDNEITIIDDDETMLAGLQAKHDLQVIQGNGASPRILREAGASDADLLVAVTNSDDTNMIACQIAYTLFKIPTKLARIRNPDYVRERDILFNNKVLPIDHIIAPELLITEQIFQLIDYSGALQIAHFADNKVSLVSIKAYYGGPLVGYPISALKEHLPHIDARIVCIIRQGRTIVPQATTIIEADDDVFFMCEKIHIKAIMSELQRLEKAPKRIMIVGGGDIATKLANSLENQCRVKLIEEDPEKAELLAEKLSKTLVLNGKASDRELLFEEHIENIDLFLALTEDDETNIMSALLAKRMGAKKTLVLVQRNVYLDLIQGGAIDLVISPQQTTISTLLTHVRRGDIVKVASLNQGMVEGLEIIAHGDEETSKVVGREVQELKLPSGVIVGAIVRNDKVLIAHKSIKIEAEDHLILFLNDQRQVEEIEKLFQLSATFL
- the cpdA gene encoding 3',5'-cyclic-AMP phosphodiesterase, which produces MDYFYQPFAKNESIRILQITDTHLFAKKNEQLLGVNTTNSFQAVLDAILDRQFRFDLVLATGDLVQDHNEQGYHYFAEMVKPLEKPLFWLQGNHDQLQMEKPLQQYSQIKSQKHILVGDKWQILMLDSQVFGVPHGKLSSYQLDWLKVKLAENSERYTLIALHHNILPTHSAWLDQHSLRNVHDLAKIVKPYNKIKAIIHGHIHQEMDKLWKGIRILSTPSTCIQFKPHSNNFALDLIPQGWRELVLHPDGSIDSEVKRLATNEFLPDFSAEGY
- the rplS gene encoding 50S ribosomal protein L19, whose protein sequence is MSNIIKQIEEEQLKKDLPSFRPGDTLEVKVWVKEGSKSRLQAFEGVVIAIRNRGLHSAFTLRKISNGVGVERVFQTHSPVIDSIAVKRKGDVRQAKIYYLRERSGRSARIKERLGKK